In Myxococcus stipitatus, the following are encoded in one genomic region:
- the hutH gene encoding histidine ammonia-lyase → MSRPRILIDGDTLSLEQILQVARNEVTVELAPEAAARVRASRALVDRVAAGDTPSYGINTGFGTLAEVRIDKKDLRDLQRNLILSHACGVGTPLPLGEARALLLLRCNVLAKGYSGIRPETLALALDMLNRDVVPVVPERGSVGASGDLAPLAHLALVFIGEGEAFHQGQRLPARQALERAGLQPVILEAKEGLALVNGTQAMCAVGTLLQLRAESLASLADVAGAMTLEGLLGSHKPFIPEIHDVRAHPGQKDCAAHLRRILKNSELVETHVNCSKVQDPYSLRCMPQVHGAAREGLAFARRILEVEVNSATDNPLVFTETERIVSGGNFHGQPISLAMDVVAMALTQLSSISERRVEQLVNPALSGLPAFLAKNSGLNSGFMIAQVTSAALVAESRVLSHPASVDSIPSSAGREDHVSMGMTAALKGRQVSDFTRSCLAIEMLVAAQALDFRLPVKPGKGALAAYELIRSKVPHMDRDRELHKDIEAVSQLVDSGALIEAVRSATA, encoded by the coding sequence ATGTCGCGCCCTCGCATCTTGATTGACGGTGACACCCTGTCGCTGGAGCAGATCCTCCAGGTCGCCCGAAACGAGGTCACCGTGGAGCTGGCCCCCGAGGCCGCCGCCCGCGTTCGTGCCTCTCGTGCCCTCGTGGACCGGGTCGCCGCGGGAGACACCCCGTCCTACGGCATCAACACCGGATTCGGCACCCTGGCCGAAGTGCGCATCGACAAGAAGGACCTCCGGGACCTGCAACGCAACCTCATCCTCTCTCACGCTTGCGGTGTCGGCACGCCCCTGCCGCTCGGCGAAGCCCGCGCGTTGCTGCTGCTTCGCTGCAACGTGCTGGCCAAGGGCTACTCCGGCATCCGGCCCGAGACGCTCGCCCTGGCGCTGGACATGCTCAACCGGGACGTGGTCCCCGTCGTCCCCGAGCGCGGCAGCGTGGGTGCGTCCGGTGACCTGGCGCCCCTGGCCCACCTGGCGCTGGTCTTCATCGGCGAGGGCGAGGCCTTCCACCAGGGTCAGCGGCTCCCCGCGCGTCAGGCGCTGGAGCGCGCGGGTCTGCAGCCCGTCATCCTCGAGGCCAAGGAGGGCCTGGCGCTGGTCAACGGCACCCAGGCCATGTGCGCGGTGGGCACCCTCCTCCAGCTCCGCGCGGAGTCCCTCGCGTCGCTCGCCGACGTCGCCGGCGCGATGACGCTGGAAGGTCTGCTCGGCAGCCACAAGCCTTTCATCCCCGAGATTCACGACGTCCGCGCCCACCCCGGCCAGAAGGATTGCGCGGCGCACCTGCGTCGCATCCTGAAGAACAGCGAACTGGTGGAGACCCACGTCAACTGCAGCAAGGTGCAGGACCCGTACTCGCTGCGCTGCATGCCCCAGGTGCATGGCGCGGCGCGCGAGGGCCTGGCCTTCGCCCGGCGCATCCTCGAGGTGGAGGTCAACAGCGCCACGGACAACCCGCTCGTCTTCACGGAGACGGAGCGCATCGTCTCCGGCGGCAACTTCCACGGCCAGCCCATCTCGCTGGCGATGGACGTGGTGGCCATGGCGCTCACCCAGCTGTCCTCCATCAGCGAGCGGCGCGTGGAGCAGTTGGTGAACCCGGCGCTGTCGGGCCTGCCCGCGTTCCTGGCGAAGAACTCGGGGTTGAACTCGGGCTTCATGATCGCGCAGGTGACCAGCGCGGCGCTGGTGGCCGAGTCGCGCGTGCTCAGCCACCCCGCCTCGGTGGACTCGATTCCGTCGTCCGCGGGCCGCGAGGACCACGTGTCCATGGGCATGACGGCGGCGCTCAAGGGCCGGCAGGTGAGTGACTTCACCCGCTCGTGCCTGGCCATCGAGATGCTGGTGGCGGCGCAGGCCCTGGACTTCCGCCTGCCGGTGAAGCCGGGCAAGGGCGCGCTGGCCGCGTACGAGCTCATCCGCTCGAAGGTGCCGCACATGGACCGCGACCGCGAGCTGCACAAGGACATCGAGGCCGTCAGCCAGCTCGTCGACTCGGGCGCCCTCATCGAGGCCGTGCGCTCGGCCACCGCCTGA
- a CDS encoding aspartate kinase, translating into MALIVQKYGGTSVGDTERMKNVARRCLAAQRAGHDVVVVVSAMSGETNRLLKLVAQITDRPDEREQDVVVATGEQVSIGLVAMAIQAQGGKATSFLGHQVRIVTDSTFSKARIKSIDAQPIRSALSKGHIVVVAGFQGVDEEGSVTTLGRGGSDTTAVAVAAALQADACEIYTDVDGVYTTDPNMVPAARKLERIAYEEMLELASVGAKVLQIRSVEFAMKYKVPLWVKSSFSQDPGTLVCEEDKSMEDVLVRGVAYDRNEAKITVSGVPDVPGIAAKIFGPLDEKHIVVDLIVQNPSRDGRTDLTFTVGKSDFAKAQEVVRKAAAEIQALGIETDDNIAKVSIVGVGMRNHSGVAARMFAALSAEGINIQMISTSEIKVSCVVHSKYTELAVRALHTAFGLDQPLPPEGVVAVSETAALKGEKV; encoded by the coding sequence GTGGCACTCATCGTCCAGAAGTACGGTGGTACCTCCGTGGGTGACACCGAGCGGATGAAGAACGTCGCTCGCCGGTGTCTGGCTGCTCAGCGTGCGGGGCACGACGTCGTCGTCGTGGTCTCCGCCATGTCCGGGGAGACGAACCGGCTGCTCAAACTCGTGGCGCAGATAACCGACCGGCCAGACGAGCGGGAGCAGGACGTGGTGGTGGCCACCGGTGAGCAGGTGTCCATCGGTCTGGTGGCGATGGCCATCCAGGCGCAGGGTGGCAAGGCGACGAGCTTCCTGGGGCACCAGGTGCGCATCGTCACCGACAGCACCTTCTCCAAGGCGCGCATCAAGAGCATCGACGCGCAGCCCATCCGCTCGGCGCTGAGCAAGGGACACATCGTCGTGGTGGCGGGGTTCCAGGGCGTGGACGAGGAGGGGAGCGTCACGACGCTGGGGCGTGGAGGTTCGGACACGACGGCGGTGGCGGTGGCCGCGGCGCTCCAGGCGGATGCGTGTGAGATCTACACGGACGTGGACGGGGTCTACACCACGGACCCGAACATGGTTCCCGCCGCGCGCAAGCTGGAGCGCATCGCCTATGAGGAGATGTTGGAGCTGGCGAGCGTGGGCGCGAAGGTGTTGCAGATTCGCTCTGTCGAGTTCGCCATGAAGTACAAGGTGCCGCTCTGGGTGAAGTCGTCGTTCTCCCAGGACCCTGGCACCCTCGTCTGTGAGGAGGACAAGTCCATGGAGGACGTGCTGGTCCGCGGCGTGGCGTATGACCGGAACGAGGCGAAGATCACCGTGAGCGGGGTGCCGGATGTGCCGGGCATCGCGGCGAAGATCTTCGGGCCGCTCGATGAGAAGCACATCGTGGTGGACCTCATCGTCCAGAACCCGTCGCGGGACGGGCGGACGGACCTGACCTTCACGGTGGGCAAGTCGGACTTCGCCAAGGCGCAGGAGGTGGTGCGCAAGGCCGCGGCGGAGATCCAGGCGCTGGGCATCGAGACGGACGACAACATCGCCAAGGTCTCCATCGTCGGCGTGGGCATGCGCAACCACTCGGGTGTGGCGGCCAGGATGTTCGCGGCGCTGTCGGCCGAGGGCATCAACATCCAGATGATTTCGACGTCGGAGATCAAGGTCTCGTGTGTCGTCCACTCCAAGTACACGGAGCTGGCGGTGCGCGCGCTGCACACGGCGTTCGGGTTGGATCAGCCGCTGCCTCCGGAGGGTGTGGTGGCGGTGTCGGAGACGGCGGCGCTCAAGGGCGAGAAGGTCTGA
- a CDS encoding ComEA family DNA-binding protein, translating into MTGRTAALAVVALGVMGLGAVARWRWPDSASALDCPREVVRLRPDGVATCGEGARPTGAQALALGRRLDLNAATAEELALLPGVGASLARSLVEAREVAGGFGSWDAVDEVPGVGAARLKTLQSATVLGAAPDTGAVW; encoded by the coding sequence GTGACGGGGCGTACCGCGGCGCTCGCGGTTGTGGCGTTGGGGGTGATGGGGTTGGGGGCGGTGGCCCGCTGGCGCTGGCCGGATTCCGCGTCAGCGCTGGATTGTCCTCGCGAGGTGGTGAGGCTGCGTCCGGATGGGGTGGCGACGTGTGGGGAGGGCGCGCGGCCGACGGGGGCCCAGGCGCTGGCGTTGGGGCGGCGGTTGGACCTCAACGCGGCCACGGCGGAGGAGTTGGCGTTGTTGCCTGGGGTAGGGGCTTCGCTTGCGAGGAGTCTGGTGGAGGCTCGCGAGGTGGCGGGTGGATTTGGGAGTTGGGACGCGGTGGACGAGGTGCCTGGAGTGGGGGCCGCCCGCCTGAAGACCCTCCAGTCGGCCACGGTGTTGGGGGCGGCGCCCGATACGGGGGCGGTGTGGTAA
- a CDS encoding glycosyltransferase family 2 protein, which translates to MAEVFFWCAALLLAHTYFLYPLSLFVLDGVAQVAQNIRAMRGGDASEGLTAGRVPAPSVSLVVAAYNEASCIEQKLENSLAFDYPAERFEVLIGSDGSTDGTNEKVLRCKDERVRLSPAPRAGKTTVLNRCIPAARGDIVVLSDANTMIEPDAVRKLVSHFDNPEVGAVCGKLRLFNPTKKDYEESAYWSYESLIKMYEGRRGAVVGANGGLYAIRRTLFTQLPPSTIVDDFVIPLRILEKGYKVVYEEGAVAHEETTEDYGKEFGRRARIAAGNFQSLRMVPGLLLPTAGFPAFAFWSHKLLRWFAPALMGTALVANLFLLDSVFYRFTLLAQGLFYALAYLGKVGALKRGTAKRVASVAYYFVTMNLAIVVGFWRFLRNSQRAAWDRTARAS; encoded by the coding sequence ATGGCGGAAGTCTTCTTCTGGTGTGCCGCATTGCTGCTGGCGCACACATACTTTCTGTACCCGTTGAGCCTCTTCGTGCTGGATGGAGTGGCTCAGGTGGCGCAGAACATCCGGGCGATGCGGGGCGGTGACGCGAGTGAGGGCCTCACGGCGGGCCGGGTGCCGGCGCCTTCGGTGAGCCTGGTCGTAGCCGCCTACAACGAGGCGTCGTGCATCGAGCAGAAGCTGGAGAACAGCCTCGCGTTCGACTACCCCGCCGAGCGCTTCGAGGTGTTGATCGGCTCGGACGGCTCGACGGATGGGACGAACGAGAAGGTGCTGCGGTGCAAGGACGAGCGGGTCCGTCTGTCGCCAGCGCCGCGCGCGGGCAAGACGACGGTGCTCAATCGCTGCATTCCCGCGGCTCGAGGCGACATCGTGGTGCTCTCGGACGCAAACACGATGATTGAGCCGGATGCCGTCCGGAAGCTCGTGAGTCACTTCGACAACCCGGAGGTGGGGGCTGTCTGCGGAAAGCTGCGGCTCTTCAACCCGACGAAGAAGGACTACGAGGAGAGCGCGTACTGGAGCTACGAATCCCTCATCAAGATGTACGAGGGGCGTCGAGGCGCCGTGGTGGGAGCCAACGGAGGGCTGTATGCCATTCGCCGCACGCTCTTCACCCAACTGCCGCCATCCACCATCGTGGATGACTTCGTCATCCCGCTGCGCATCCTGGAGAAGGGCTACAAGGTCGTCTACGAAGAGGGCGCGGTGGCCCACGAGGAGACGACGGAGGACTACGGCAAGGAGTTTGGCCGCCGCGCGAGAATCGCCGCGGGCAACTTCCAGAGCCTTCGCATGGTGCCGGGGCTCCTGCTCCCCACCGCGGGCTTCCCGGCGTTCGCGTTCTGGTCCCACAAGCTCCTGCGCTGGTTCGCGCCGGCGTTGATGGGGACCGCGCTCGTCGCGAACCTGTTCCTGCTCGACAGCGTGTTCTACCGCTTCACCTTGCTGGCGCAGGGGCTGTTCTACGCGCTGGCGTACCTGGGGAAGGTCGGCGCGTTGAAGCGGGGCACGGCGAAGCGGGTGGCCTCGGTGGCGTACTACTTCGTCACCATGAACCTGGCCATCGTGGTGGGGTTCTGGCGCTTCCTGCGTAACTCGCAGCGCGCCGCCTGGGACCGCACCGCGCGCGCCTCCTGA
- a CDS encoding CHAP domain-containing protein — MRWLTLMGWLAMMATGCATPSNRLEPWLDSYALRYRSASPPAFPRESLSSSVASSSEPKAAPARRTPARATTSKPPKGKPVTVATSTRPAPSPQARATVLSAARSVVGKPQVIFDGRKYPADCTGLIEGVYAQAGLSFRGTLKPGDNGVTALYRYARAHGRVYEDGRPVPGDLVFFRETYDQNRDGRRNDGLTHVGIVEDVDDKGTVTVIHRVNRGVVRYRMNLDRPHLPRDPKTGEVLNDMLRHSGPNRAPVLTGQLFASFGSVLPASPATKKPAPVPVAALR, encoded by the coding sequence ATGCGGTGGCTCACGCTGATGGGATGGCTCGCGATGATGGCGACCGGATGCGCCACCCCATCCAACCGCCTGGAGCCGTGGCTGGATTCATATGCCCTGCGCTACCGGTCCGCGTCCCCGCCCGCGTTTCCCCGCGAGTCGCTGTCCAGTTCGGTGGCGTCTTCATCCGAGCCCAAGGCCGCCCCGGCCCGTCGCACACCCGCGCGAGCCACGACGTCGAAGCCGCCGAAGGGCAAGCCCGTCACCGTGGCCACGAGCACGCGCCCCGCCCCCTCTCCCCAGGCCCGAGCGACGGTGCTCTCGGCGGCGCGCTCCGTGGTGGGCAAGCCCCAGGTCATCTTCGATGGGCGCAAGTACCCGGCCGACTGCACCGGCCTCATCGAGGGTGTCTATGCGCAGGCGGGACTGTCCTTCCGGGGGACCCTCAAGCCGGGCGACAACGGCGTCACCGCGCTCTACCGCTACGCCCGGGCTCACGGCCGCGTGTACGAGGACGGCCGCCCGGTGCCCGGAGACCTGGTCTTCTTCCGCGAGACGTATGACCAGAACCGCGACGGCCGCCGCAACGACGGGCTCACCCACGTCGGCATCGTCGAGGACGTGGATGACAAGGGCACCGTCACGGTCATCCACCGGGTGAACCGGGGCGTCGTGCGCTACCGCATGAACCTCGACCGCCCTCACCTGCCCCGAGACCCGAAGACGGGCGAAGTCCTCAACGACATGCTCCGCCACTCGGGCCCCAACCGGGCCCCCGTCCTCACCGGGCAGCTCTTCGCCTCCTTCGGAAGCGTGCTGCCCGCGTCCCCCGCGACGAAGAAGCCCGCCCCCGTCCCGGTGGCGGCCTTGCGGTAG
- a CDS encoding HEAT repeat domain-containing protein gives MVSLRRALVVLVLSAGCMPSPYDRAARTDTVDAYRAFIRDYPTHPDTDAAEARMEELEFEEAKRLHTVLAYKRFLGAYPDAPHSRTARTLLEGLRFNAAKEAATVAAWRQFLQEHPDGVQRDEAKRLMAEVESRELATTQDPRRLAEYLREKPDDPRRLEVESRLDAQAFEQAKGAGATKLFAYLKDFPAGTHREEARVLLLELEVEGLLVSGLVDEAEARVKAHPLGSKLTAFPERLARARAERAALSHPEPIARAAYVGHYLRDLDDLKRALVAPDALDRWQAAEELGQHVSVRALDPLLDTLRAARNPLIRQNALESLRTVLAALPKPVAEYEVASRLDALREKASSAEMYLTVAVLLDLSGQLPQASTEYQRAFDAGVPDPVVLRRWVDIREGRKQPFSAAVAARQLAVWALGVAREETVSPEGKVPLASARQLCAAAVNARFAAAAIARARAVSTEFPEDLAEFERRAEEARRLAEARLADAELILREQTPGVRTCSDRGVAERLEGGVKERTQALATVGAKLPQVGRVLLELARERDPSPQVREAASARLTALKPVP, from the coding sequence ATGGTCTCCCTCCGCCGCGCCCTCGTGGTCCTCGTGTTGTCCGCTGGCTGCATGCCGTCCCCGTATGACCGCGCCGCGAGGACGGACACCGTGGATGCCTATCGCGCCTTCATCCGGGATTACCCCACGCACCCGGACACCGACGCCGCCGAGGCGAGGATGGAGGAGCTGGAGTTCGAGGAGGCGAAGCGCCTGCACACGGTGCTCGCCTACAAGCGTTTCCTGGGCGCGTACCCGGACGCGCCGCACTCGCGCACGGCGAGGACGCTGTTGGAGGGGTTGCGCTTCAACGCCGCGAAGGAGGCCGCGACGGTGGCCGCCTGGCGCCAGTTCCTCCAGGAGCACCCGGACGGCGTGCAGCGCGACGAGGCGAAGCGGCTGATGGCCGAGGTGGAGTCGCGCGAGCTCGCCACGACGCAGGACCCTCGGCGCCTGGCGGAGTACCTGCGTGAGAAGCCGGACGACCCGCGGCGCCTGGAAGTGGAGTCCCGGCTGGACGCGCAGGCGTTCGAGCAGGCGAAGGGCGCGGGGGCGACGAAGCTGTTCGCCTACCTCAAGGACTTCCCGGCCGGCACGCATCGCGAAGAGGCGCGCGTGCTGCTGCTGGAACTCGAGGTGGAAGGGCTCCTCGTCTCGGGTCTGGTGGATGAGGCGGAGGCGCGGGTGAAGGCGCATCCGCTGGGCAGCAAGCTCACCGCGTTCCCCGAGCGCCTCGCCCGGGCCCGCGCCGAACGGGCCGCGCTCAGCCACCCCGAGCCCATCGCCCGGGCCGCGTATGTGGGGCACTACCTCCGAGACCTCGACGACCTGAAGCGCGCGCTGGTGGCTCCGGATGCGCTGGACCGCTGGCAGGCCGCCGAGGAGCTGGGGCAACACGTCTCCGTGCGTGCGTTGGATCCGCTGCTGGATACGTTGCGCGCGGCTCGCAACCCGTTGATCCGCCAGAACGCGCTGGAGTCGCTGCGCACGGTGCTGGCCGCGCTGCCGAAGCCGGTGGCGGAGTACGAGGTCGCCTCCCGCCTGGACGCCCTGCGCGAGAAGGCCAGCAGCGCGGAGATGTACCTCACGGTGGCGGTGCTCCTGGACCTCTCGGGTCAGCTCCCCCAGGCGTCCACGGAGTACCAGCGGGCCTTCGACGCCGGTGTGCCGGACCCGGTGGTGCTGCGCCGGTGGGTGGACATCCGCGAGGGGCGCAAGCAGCCCTTCTCGGCCGCGGTGGCGGCGCGCCAGCTCGCGGTGTGGGCGCTGGGCGTCGCGCGCGAGGAGACGGTGTCGCCCGAGGGAAAGGTGCCCCTGGCCTCGGCCCGGCAGCTCTGCGCGGCGGCGGTCAACGCGCGCTTCGCCGCGGCGGCCATCGCCCGGGCCCGCGCGGTCTCCACCGAGTTCCCCGAGGACCTGGCGGAGTTCGAGCGCCGGGCCGAGGAGGCTCGGCGGCTGGCGGAGGCCCGGCTGGCGGACGCGGAGCTGATCCTCCGCGAGCAGACGCCGGGCGTGCGCACGTGCTCGGACCGGGGTGTCGCCGAGCGGCTGGAGGGTGGGGTGAAGGAGCGCACCCAGGCCCTGGCCACGGTGGGCGCGAAGCTGCCGCAGGTGGGCCGGGTCCTGCTGGAGCTGGCCCGGGAGCGAGACCCCTCGCCCCAGGTTCGCGAGGCGGCGTCGGCGAGGCTGACCGCGCTCAAGCCGGTGCCTTAG
- a CDS encoding ATP-dependent helicase: MPTSPTLAPASSSPRIDYAGQLNEEQLAAVEAGAGPVMVIAGAGSGKTRTLTFRVARMLERGVAPEHLLLLTFTNKAAREMSRRVRELVGSFVDVGRILGGTFHHAAHTLLRQHASALGYSERFTVLDREDARDLMVTCLAERKLKSDKRLPRPDLVLELVSLATNLQQPVSEVLVDRRSEFLPVAPEVFATAARYRQRKTQLHLMDFDDLLLNLKRLLVEQPSVRAQLAERFHTVLVDEYQDTNKLQGELVDLLAGERGDLTVVGDDCQSIYSFRGAHFSNIIDFPARHPGCAVFTLTRNYRSTPEVLHLANAVIARNERQFPKVLMAQRSPGPRPVVVPALDAADQAAWVAGRIAELREGGLPLESTAVLYRAHNHSLELQLELTRRGIPFRVRSGVRFFEQPHVKDVLAHLRLVNNAGDELAFKRVVRAVPGVGPTTAEHLWTSLRALPDGLSLAEGLARDEVQSHLSRKSRPAFERFAGLMGRMGRPGALADPGGLIEDVLAGGYAEALAAEDAEGEDREEDLRQLAAFARRFEDLPRFLSELALVAEFAAKEALGADAAGDVLTLSTVHQAKGLEWRAVFVLWLVDGRFPMSQAARTAEEEEEERRLFYVATTRARDSLALVYPLSVLPRDGERILLRPSRFLEELPAGEGAPYERLVLASTEAVRAGPSLGSDGPVALVSPVED, from the coding sequence ATGCCCACCTCGCCCACGCTCGCTCCGGCGAGCTCCTCGCCGCGCATCGACTACGCCGGGCAACTCAACGAGGAGCAGTTGGCGGCGGTGGAGGCGGGGGCAGGGCCGGTGATGGTCATCGCCGGAGCGGGCTCCGGCAAGACACGCACGCTCACCTTCCGGGTGGCGCGCATGCTGGAGCGGGGAGTTGCTCCCGAGCACCTGCTCCTGTTGACCTTCACCAACAAGGCGGCCCGGGAGATGTCCCGGCGCGTGAGGGAGCTGGTCGGCTCCTTCGTGGACGTGGGGCGCATCCTCGGCGGGACGTTCCACCACGCCGCGCACACGTTGCTGCGTCAGCACGCGAGCGCGCTGGGATATTCAGAGCGCTTCACCGTCCTGGACCGGGAGGATGCCCGGGACTTGATGGTGACGTGCCTGGCCGAGCGAAAGCTCAAGAGCGACAAGCGCCTGCCCCGGCCGGACCTGGTGCTGGAGCTCGTCTCCCTGGCGACGAACCTCCAGCAGCCCGTCTCGGAGGTCCTCGTCGACCGCCGCTCCGAGTTCCTGCCCGTGGCCCCGGAGGTGTTCGCCACGGCGGCGCGCTACCGGCAGCGCAAGACGCAGCTGCACCTGATGGACTTCGACGACCTGCTGCTCAACCTGAAGCGGCTGCTCGTCGAACAGCCCTCGGTGCGAGCCCAGCTCGCCGAGCGCTTCCACACCGTCCTCGTGGACGAGTACCAGGACACCAACAAGCTCCAGGGGGAGCTGGTGGACTTGCTCGCGGGGGAGCGCGGCGACCTGACTGTGGTGGGCGACGACTGTCAGTCCATCTACAGCTTCCGGGGCGCGCACTTCTCCAACATCATCGACTTCCCCGCGCGGCACCCGGGCTGCGCCGTCTTCACGCTCACGCGCAACTACCGTTCGACTCCGGAGGTCCTCCACCTCGCCAACGCGGTCATCGCCCGGAACGAGCGGCAGTTCCCCAAGGTGCTCATGGCCCAGCGCTCCCCGGGCCCCCGTCCCGTGGTCGTCCCGGCGCTGGACGCGGCGGATCAGGCGGCGTGGGTGGCGGGGCGCATCGCGGAGCTGCGCGAGGGCGGCCTCCCCTTGGAGTCGACGGCGGTCCTCTACCGCGCGCACAACCACTCGCTCGAGCTCCAACTGGAGCTGACCCGCCGGGGCATCCCGTTCCGGGTCCGCTCCGGCGTTCGCTTCTTCGAGCAGCCGCATGTCAAGGATGTGTTGGCCCACCTGCGACTGGTGAACAACGCCGGCGACGAGCTCGCCTTCAAGCGCGTGGTGCGCGCGGTGCCTGGGGTGGGACCCACGACGGCGGAGCACCTGTGGACCTCCCTGCGCGCACTCCCAGACGGGCTCTCCCTGGCGGAGGGGCTGGCGCGCGACGAGGTCCAATCCCACCTGTCTCGCAAGTCCCGGCCCGCCTTCGAGCGCTTCGCGGGATTGATGGGGCGGATGGGACGTCCGGGGGCCCTGGCGGACCCAGGGGGGCTCATCGAGGACGTCCTGGCGGGAGGGTACGCGGAGGCGCTCGCGGCGGAGGACGCCGAGGGGGAGGACCGGGAGGAGGACCTGCGGCAATTGGCCGCGTTCGCCCGGCGGTTCGAGGACCTGCCCCGGTTCCTGTCGGAGCTCGCGCTGGTCGCGGAGTTCGCCGCGAAGGAGGCCCTGGGGGCCGATGCGGCCGGGGACGTCCTGACACTCTCCACCGTCCACCAGGCCAAGGGGCTGGAGTGGCGGGCCGTCTTCGTCCTCTGGCTGGTGGATGGGCGCTTCCCCATGTCCCAGGCCGCTCGTACGGCCGAGGAGGAGGAGGAAGAACGGCGGCTTTTCTACGTCGCCACCACCCGCGCTCGGGACTCGCTGGCGCTGGTGTACCCCCTGTCGGTCCTGCCTCGGGACGGGGAGCGGATCCTGCTGCGTCCGTCCCGGTTCCTGGAGGAACTCCCCGCTGGGGAGGGGGCGCCCTACGAGCGGCTCGTCCTGGCGTCCACCGAGGCGGTACGGGCCGGACCCTCCCTGGGGTCCGATGGCCCGGTGGCGCTCGTCTCCCCCGTGGAGGACTGA